CGACTATCGGCTGATCAAGGAACTCTGGGCCTTCGAGGGCAATCGCATCGCCGTGCGTTTTGCCTATGAATGGCATGACGACAGCGGCCATTGGTTCCGCTCATACGGCAATGAGAACTGGGAATTCGATGCCGACGGCCTGATGCAGCGCCGTTTCGCCTCCATCAACGATATGCCGATCAGCGAAGAAGACCGAAAATTCCACTGGCCGCTCGGCCGCCGTCCGGACGATCATCCCGGCCTCTCCGATCTCGGCCTTTGAGATGGTGCGTACCGTCTTCGAAAGATCCGATGCCATCGCCCTCGTTGCCGAAGTCTTTCGCGAACTCGGCTACGAAGGGGCGTCGATGAGCGAGATCACCGCCCGCACGAAATTGTCCAAGGGCAGCCTCTATCACTTCTTTCCGGGCGGTAAGGAAGAAATGGCCGCCGAGATCATGGCCAATATCGATGCCTGGTTCGTGACGGAGATGTTCAAGCCGCTGGAAGAGGGCGAGCCAGGGTCAGCGATTGCCCGCATGTGGGAGACGACAGACGGCTATTTCCGCTCCGGCCGCCGGGTCTGCCTGATCGGCGCCTTCGCGCTCGACGAAACGCGTGATCGCTTTTCCACCGCCATTCACGGCTATTTCCATCGCTGGATCGAAGCGCTTGCCGGCGCTCTGCTCAGGGCCGGCGTGCCGGGCATCGAGGCGAAAATGCTCGCCGAAGAGGCCGTCATCGGCATACAGGGCGCTTTGACCCTTGCCAGAGCCCTTGGAGATGAGGCAGTGTTTGGCAGAACCTTGGCGCGGCTGAAGCGACGGCTGGAAACGGCGCTTGGCTAAACCATTTCATCGACACGAATCACCACACAGCCAATGCTTCGCCCTTGTCGAACAGGCTCGCGCCGACTGCTATTTGTGCGCTTCTGCTGGCGATATCGCCGAAAATCACCTGGAAAGGCATCTTCAAGCCCTCAGGGTTGGGGATGGCCACCTCAACAACCCACTGATATTAAAGAATCCTCCACAAAAGTATGTCATCGTTAATCATGTTTGATTTGCAACTATCCAAGCTCCCATGTTCAGCAGGGAATGGGAGCATCGAGGAGATGGATAGAAGATGCTGCAGCAGGTAACTGAAACCGACGACGCGCTGATCGACCGATTGCAACGTTCGGCCTTCGACTATTTCATGCTTTACACCAATCCGGAAAACGGACTGGTGGCGGATACCTCCATCAAGACAAGCCATTGCAGCATTGCTGCGGTCGGCTTTGCGCTGTCGAGCTATCCGGTCGCCGTCGAGCGCAACTGGATCAGCCGTGCCGATGCGGCCAAACGGGTGCTGGCCGCCCTGGATTTCTTCGCCAACAGCGATCAGGGCACCGAGCGTGGCGCCACCGGCCATCG
The Rhizobium sp. 11515TR DNA segment above includes these coding regions:
- a CDS encoding nuclear transport factor 2 family protein; translated protein: MPTPLAPPFTRETAIAKVRMAEDGWNSRDPERVSKVYTEDSQWRNRAEFPRGRKEIVEFLTRKWAKELDYRLIKELWAFEGNRIAVRFAYEWHDDSGHWFRSYGNENWEFDADGLMQRRFASINDMPISEEDRKFHWPLGRRPDDHPGLSDLGL
- a CDS encoding TetR/AcrR family transcriptional regulator, with translation MVRTVFERSDAIALVAEVFRELGYEGASMSEITARTKLSKGSLYHFFPGGKEEMAAEIMANIDAWFVTEMFKPLEEGEPGSAIARMWETTDGYFRSGRRVCLIGAFALDETRDRFSTAIHGYFHRWIEALAGALLRAGVPGIEAKMLAEEAVIGIQGALTLARALGDEAVFGRTLARLKRRLETALG